One genomic window of Devosia salina includes the following:
- a CDS encoding helix-turn-helix domain-containing protein has translation MVGDQPIRHQLSRIGKRIAGIRLSRNLTQEQLGDLSGSSRNTIRRLEAGEVVSLETFLRVLAALDLETDIGAMLPDPSVRPVDRVRLQGKERQRARPKEDAQPKASEWAWGEESDA, from the coding sequence ATGGTTGGAGATCAGCCAATCCGCCATCAGTTGAGCCGGATCGGTAAGCGGATCGCAGGGATACGTCTGTCCCGCAACCTGACCCAAGAGCAACTCGGCGACCTCTCCGGTAGCTCGAGAAATACCATCCGGCGCCTCGAGGCGGGCGAGGTGGTGTCATTGGAGACATTCCTACGCGTATTGGCCGCGCTCGATCTCGAAACGGATATCGGCGCCATGTTGCCGGATCCGAGCGTGCGGCCCGTGGATCGCGTTCGCCTGCAGGGCAAAGAGCGCCAGCGCGCTCGTCCCAAAGAGGACGCTCAGCCGAAGGCGTCCGAATGGGCATGGGGCGAGGAGAGTGACGCGTGA
- a CDS encoding SH3 domain-containing protein, protein MRALTRLVLLGLALAGGSWSTSSMSAEATASVNVRSGPGVQYPVLDTLSPGETVDIDHCVNSGWCYVLKSGPDGWVSGRYLTNEDALTSGTAPRPDVSLSFSIEGFSFSFGDGGFSIDPAPSSSTARVCFYEDVNFRGDGFCLRPGQNLRSLGDWNDEISSIDVRAGAEALVCEHVRYAGRCVLVSRDIRDLGRRGNDQISSIKVR, encoded by the coding sequence ATGCGAGCGTTGACAAGACTGGTCCTCCTGGGCCTCGCGTTGGCCGGAGGAAGCTGGAGCACGTCATCGATGAGTGCCGAAGCCACTGCGAGTGTGAACGTACGCTCGGGTCCGGGCGTCCAATATCCCGTGTTGGATACCCTGAGCCCCGGCGAGACGGTAGACATAGACCATTGCGTGAACTCAGGATGGTGCTACGTGCTGAAAAGCGGTCCGGACGGCTGGGTTTCGGGCAGGTATCTCACCAATGAAGATGCTTTGACTAGCGGTACCGCGCCTCGACCCGACGTAAGTCTTAGCTTCTCGATCGAGGGCTTTAGTTTCTCGTTCGGGGACGGGGGGTTCTCAATTGATCCCGCGCCTAGCAGCAGCACTGCCCGGGTATGCTTCTATGAGGACGTGAATTTCCGCGGCGACGGCTTCTGCCTGCGTCCCGGGCAAAACCTGCGTTCACTGGGAGATTGGAACGACGAGATCTCCTCAATTGATGTGAGGGCGGGCGCAGAGGCGCTGGTCTGTGAGCACGTTCGGTACGCTGGCCGCTGCGTTTTAGTATCTCGCGACATTCGAGACCTCGGGCGACGTGGCAACGACCAAATCTCCTCCATCAAGGTGCGCTAA